A DNA window from Babylonia areolata isolate BAREFJ2019XMU chromosome 28, ASM4173473v1, whole genome shotgun sequence contains the following coding sequences:
- the LOC143302020 gene encoding uncharacterized protein LOC143302020 has product MIELFILLFADDIVLLSDTVTGLQNQLNVLAMKASELDLHVNLDKSKIIIFRNGGYIARKETWTYEGHDIKIVNSYKYLGLFFSTRLSFSKALDDIAMKARKGVIEIFRTLWRLDDFSVSIFFKLFDSQIKPILLLYVYSFLSCIKYWIRLTRMDENRLPRKSYKMLLSLCDQDKECWASQVRNTLYKFGFGFVWENQGVENARGFLNDFKQRLIDCHSQNWHEHLHSSSRFSVYRNFKSSISLESYFTAVKNKHIRDVLIRFRIGASDIRTHKMRFAFVSPNDLKCPLCNAGIEDEIHTLFYCKSLNDLRHKYIPCWYTKHPSDKSLEFIMHDTKILHDLGRFIYHSNKRRAALL; this is encoded by the exons atgattgaactgtttattttactttttgcggacgatatagtgcttttgtctgatacagttactggtctgcagaaccaattgaatgtgctggcaatgaaggcttccgagttagatttacacgttaaccttgataaatccaaaataattatttttagaaatggTGGATACATTGCTCGGAAGGAAACCTGGACATACGAAGGTCACGACATCAAAATCGTCAATTCCTATAAGTACttaggtttgtttttcagcactagattatctttttcgaaggctctggatgacatagcaatgaaagcacggaaaggtgtaatagaaatatttagaacgttatggagacttgacgatttctctgttagtattttctttaaattatttgattcacaaataaaaccaattctgtta ctgtatgtatattccttcttgtcatgtataaagtactggatcagacttacaagaatggatgaaaatagacttcctcgtaaatcttataaaatgcttctatcgctatgtgatcaagacaaagagtgctgggcatctcaggtacgaaacactttgtataaatttggattcggctttgtttgggaaaatcaaggtgtagaaaatgcaagaggattcttgaatgatttcaaacaaagactgatcgattgccatagtcaaaactggcacgaacatcttcacagcagcagcaggttcagcgtttatcgaaatttcaaatcatccatatcactggaatcttactttacagcagttaaaaataaacacataagagatgtgcttataaggtttagaataggagcctcggatatccgtacacacaagatgagatttgctttcgtcagtccaaacgacctgaaatgtccactatgtaacgctggtattgaagacgagatacacactttattttactgtaaatctcttaacgatctgcgacataaatatattccatgttggtacacgaaacatccctctgacaaaagtttagaatttataatgcatgacacaaaaatccttcatgatctaggtcgctttatttatcactctaataaacgtcgtgctgctttattatga